One genomic segment of Salinigranum rubrum includes these proteins:
- the pdhA gene encoding pyruvate dehydrogenase (acetyl-transferring) E1 component subunit alpha, whose translation MRVDHYDEADFVRTLDAEGNVVGDVPDLSDDRLLAIYRDMKLTRHFDERMVSLQRQGRVGTYAPAVGQEASQVGSTHALEDEDWLVYQYREHGTVAVRGLSSDYLTYWMGHEHGNASLVEQHIAPLNITIADQIPHAVGMAWGAKLKGDDTVVVCHFGDGATSEGDFHEAANFAGVFETPCVLFCNNNGWAISHPAERQTAAETFAQKADAYGFPGVRVDGMDPLATYRVTQEAVERARRGDGPTLVEAVQYRYGAHTTADDPTAYREEEEVERWRERDPLDRYEAFLRDRDLVDDTVAEEIEAEARETVATVIDEAEAFEPSPPEMFDHAFAESTSGIEAQRESFERALEKHGRDSFLRE comes from the coding sequence GTGCGCGTGGACCACTACGACGAGGCCGACTTCGTACGGACGCTCGACGCCGAGGGTAACGTGGTCGGCGACGTCCCCGACCTCTCCGACGACCGCCTGCTCGCCATCTACCGCGACATGAAGTTAACAAGGCACTTCGACGAGCGGATGGTGAGCCTCCAGCGACAGGGACGGGTGGGGACGTACGCCCCCGCCGTCGGACAGGAAGCCTCGCAGGTCGGGTCGACCCACGCGCTGGAGGACGAGGACTGGCTCGTCTACCAGTACCGCGAACACGGGACCGTCGCCGTCCGCGGCCTCTCGTCCGACTACCTCACCTACTGGATGGGCCACGAACACGGCAACGCGTCGCTCGTCGAACAGCACATCGCCCCGCTCAACATCACCATCGCGGACCAGATTCCCCACGCGGTCGGGATGGCGTGGGGCGCGAAGCTGAAGGGCGACGACACGGTCGTCGTCTGTCACTTCGGCGACGGCGCCACCTCCGAGGGCGACTTCCACGAGGCGGCCAACTTCGCCGGCGTGTTCGAGACGCCGTGTGTCCTCTTCTGCAACAACAACGGCTGGGCCATCTCCCACCCGGCCGAGCGGCAAACCGCCGCCGAAACGTTCGCCCAGAAGGCCGACGCCTACGGTTTTCCTGGCGTTCGAGTCGACGGGATGGACCCGCTGGCGACCTACCGAGTCACCCAGGAGGCTGTGGAGCGCGCCCGCCGCGGCGACGGACCGACGCTCGTGGAGGCCGTCCAGTACCGCTACGGCGCCCACACCACCGCGGACGACCCCACGGCCTATCGGGAAGAGGAGGAGGTCGAGCGGTGGCGCGAACGCGACCCCCTCGACCGGTACGAGGCGTTCCTGCGCGACCGAGACCTCGTCGACGACACGGTCGCCGAGGAGATCGAGGCCGAGGCGCGCGAGACGGTCGCGACCGTCATCGACGAGGCGGAGGCGTTCGAGCCCTCGCCCCCGGAGATGTTCGACCACGCGTTCGCCGAGTCCACGTCCGGAATCGAGGCACAGCGCGAATCGTTCGAGCGCGCGCTGGAGAAGCACGGCCGCGACTCGTTCCTTCGGGAGTGA
- a CDS encoding GNAT family N-acetyltransferase: MDVRDADPSDAEAIREVHARSITELGRQAYSPEQVDAWVQGCESADYASAIESDDLTFIVAEKEGQIVGFGSLRFETSESDSDAEVTAVYVHPSVVRQGVGTAIHAELERRARAHGAQSLGLSSSLNAVPFYEARGYEHFGERFHEFSAHEETGVTGTVVEMRKRL, encoded by the coding sequence ATGGACGTCCGCGACGCGGACCCGTCCGACGCCGAAGCCATCCGGGAGGTCCACGCTCGTTCGATCACCGAACTCGGGCGACAGGCGTACAGCCCAGAACAGGTCGACGCGTGGGTGCAGGGGTGTGAGTCGGCAGACTACGCGTCGGCAATCGAAAGCGACGACCTGACGTTCATCGTTGCAGAAAAAGAGGGTCAGATCGTGGGATTCGGATCACTGCGTTTCGAAACATCCGAAAGTGACTCCGACGCCGAAGTCACCGCCGTCTACGTCCACCCGTCTGTCGTTCGGCAGGGTGTCGGAACCGCGATACACGCCGAGCTAGAGAGGCGAGCACGAGCGCACGGAGCCCAGTCGCTCGGGCTCTCGTCGTCGCTCAACGCGGTCCCGTTCTACGAAGCGCGTGGGTACGAGCACTTCGGAGAGCGGTTCCACGAATTCTCCGCCCACGAGGAGACGGGCGTGACCGGGACGGTCGTCGAGATGCGAAAGCGACTCTGA
- a CDS encoding metallophosphoesterase, producing the protein MAEREAVFDAVFADRAVSFGSKALVVADLHVGRAEASDVEVPLGERADLTERLGEAVDRLAPETVVVAGDVLHEFGRVSHRAAETLALLDEVCREAGAELVLVAGNHDRMLESVWDGEVHDQYRVDAGDREVLVCHGHEEPRAEADCYVVGHDHPTITIEGQKRPCFLAGEGVYDGGDLLMLPAFSRVASGVSVNGMRARDFQSPLVSDANALRPIVWDRGREEALTFPPLGRFRKML; encoded by the coding sequence GTGGCCGAACGAGAAGCCGTGTTCGACGCCGTCTTCGCCGACCGAGCGGTCTCGTTCGGGTCAAAGGCGCTCGTCGTCGCCGACCTCCACGTCGGGCGCGCCGAGGCCTCCGACGTCGAGGTCCCGCTGGGCGAGCGAGCGGACCTCACGGAGCGCTTGGGAGAGGCGGTCGACCGCCTCGCGCCCGAGACGGTCGTCGTCGCCGGCGACGTCCTCCACGAGTTCGGGCGGGTCTCTCATCGGGCAGCGGAGACGCTCGCTCTGCTCGACGAGGTGTGCCGCGAGGCGGGTGCCGAACTGGTGCTCGTGGCCGGGAATCACGACCGGATGTTAGAGAGCGTGTGGGACGGGGAGGTCCACGACCAGTATCGGGTCGACGCCGGCGACCGGGAGGTGCTCGTCTGTCACGGGCACGAGGAGCCCAGAGCGGAGGCGGACTGCTACGTCGTCGGCCACGACCACCCCACGATTACCATCGAGGGGCAGAAGCGACCCTGCTTTCTCGCCGGCGAAGGGGTGTACGACGGAGGCGACCTGCTGATGCTGCCCGCGTTCTCACGGGTGGCGAGCGGCGTCAGCGTCAACGGGATGCGCGCGCGGGACTTCCAGTCGCCGCTCGTTTCGGATGCGAACGCGCTCCGGCCAATCGTGTGGGACCGCGGGAGGGAGGAGGCGCTGACGTTCCCGCCACTGGGACGGTTTCGGAAGATGTTGTAA
- a CDS encoding DUF7839 domain-containing protein — protein sequence MSRALEDKRTATRLRVLVEIADRQPAVSQGEIAEAVGVTSQAVSEYIRELVADGYVEKEGRSRYRTTKEGVDWLFREVKSIRQFTDHVTEDVLQSVQEDAALATDRIEAGDTVSLSLREGLLHATPGEEGPATGTATTTAEVGQDVSVTGFEGVIDMSPGTVTVCQVPRARNGGSRAVDVEALCTALDAADLVVAVGVEAVAALRRLDREPAVSLAGGAVAAEAATKGQNAVVVASVDEAGRVADTLRDRNVTYELAPIGTNDE from the coding sequence ATGAGCAGGGCTCTGGAGGACAAGCGCACCGCGACGCGCCTCCGCGTGCTCGTCGAGATCGCCGACCGCCAGCCGGCGGTGAGCCAGGGCGAAATCGCCGAGGCCGTCGGCGTCACCTCCCAGGCGGTGAGCGAGTACATCAGAGAGCTCGTCGCCGACGGCTACGTCGAGAAGGAGGGTCGCTCGCGGTACCGAACGACCAAGGAAGGGGTCGACTGGCTCTTCCGCGAGGTCAAGTCCATCCGGCAGTTCACCGACCACGTCACCGAGGACGTCCTCCAGTCGGTGCAGGAGGACGCCGCGTTGGCCACGGACCGTATCGAGGCGGGCGACACGGTGTCGCTCTCGTTGCGCGAGGGACTCCTCCACGCGACGCCGGGCGAGGAGGGGCCGGCGACGGGCACCGCCACCACGACGGCCGAGGTCGGACAGGACGTTTCAGTCACCGGCTTCGAGGGCGTCATCGACATGTCTCCCGGGACCGTGACCGTCTGTCAGGTGCCGCGCGCCCGCAACGGGGGGAGCCGCGCCGTCGACGTCGAGGCGCTCTGCACCGCCCTCGACGCGGCCGACCTGGTCGTCGCCGTCGGCGTCGAGGCCGTCGCGGCGCTCCGCCGTCTCGACCGCGAACCGGCGGTGAGTCTCGCGGGCGGGGCCGTCGCGGCCGAAGCGGCGACGAAGGGACAGAACGCCGTCGTCGTCGCGAGCGTCGACGAGGCGGGCCGCGTTGCCGACACGCTCCGCGACCGGAACGTGACGTACGAACTGGCGCCCATCGGAACGAACGACGAGTGA
- a CDS encoding J domain-containing protein, whose translation MLPEWLSLLPPWLLTGVILGSVASCCVAVVFFVGDRLFPTAPVDRSRHIDGTVRRRQEIRQYLVDIDERFREDFTVHGETVAFYLPERDVAITFDAKAYFRIEEAGTYTVLCEHEMPGRGLGRRLPFDVPELEPDLTPDPISTAFAALELDPAASPDEVKSAYRSKIKEAHPDHGGDTEEFQRLQEAYATARDHAAYTEAKADVVTA comes from the coding sequence GTGCTACCGGAGTGGCTGTCTCTGCTCCCGCCGTGGCTGCTGACCGGAGTTATCCTCGGGTCCGTCGCCTCGTGCTGCGTCGCCGTCGTCTTCTTCGTCGGCGACCGTCTGTTCCCGACGGCCCCGGTCGACCGGAGCCGCCACATCGACGGGACGGTCCGCCGGCGTCAGGAGATTCGGCAGTATCTCGTCGACATCGACGAACGCTTCCGTGAGGACTTCACCGTCCACGGCGAGACGGTCGCCTTCTACCTCCCCGAACGGGACGTCGCCATCACCTTCGACGCGAAGGCGTACTTCCGCATCGAGGAGGCGGGGACGTACACGGTGCTGTGTGAACACGAGATGCCGGGGCGTGGGCTGGGTCGACGCCTCCCGTTCGACGTGCCCGAACTCGAACCCGACCTCACCCCGGACCCCATCAGCACGGCCTTCGCGGCGCTCGAACTCGACCCGGCGGCCTCCCCGGACGAGGTGAAGTCGGCGTATCGCTCGAAGATCAAGGAGGCTCACCCCGACCACGGCGGCGACACCGAGGAGTTCCAGCGGCTCCAGGAGGCGTACGCGACGGCGCGAGACCACGCCGCGTACACAGAGGCCAAAGCCGACGTGGTGACCGCCTGA
- the ppsA gene encoding phosphoenolpyruvate synthase encodes MAVLWLDEVRSDDLETVGGKAASLGELTAAGLPVPPGFVVTAGTYRTFIEEAEIDEELFEAVDVDSEDSKALAGAHERAHELIMETPFPEDVAQEILEAYRSIDDGEAFVAVRSSATAEDLPDASFAGQQETFLNVREDDLLQRVKECWASLFSQRAIYYRNQKGFAHDKVDIAVVVQRMVDAEKSGVMFTSHPSTGEPRIIIEAAWGLGEAVVSGAVSPDNYVVNRATQRTEDVTVADKKLMHVKDAETGETVERAVPDERREERVLSDEEIARLVDLGEEVERHYGQPQDVEWAIYDGEVYMLQSRPITTISDTAVSNVENVSGSGTSDAAVDGEGGSGNGQAAVGEVVVRGLGASPGIASGPARVVTKLDHLDQVAEGDIIVTEMTMPDMVPAMKRAAGIVTDEGGMTSHAAIVSRELGVPAVVGCGSATRQLEDGQPITIDGDKGTIREGVESKEKQRQPVEDARPKTPVKPMTATEVKVNVSIPEAAERAAATGADGVGLLRIEHMVLSLGKTPERFISDNGERAYVDEIIEGVRTVADEFYPRPVRVRTLDAPSDEFRQLQGGEDVPREHNPMLGYRGIRRSLGNPSVFKLELEAFRRLYDMGYDNLEVMFPLVNDAEEVIRARQHMKEAGIDPEKREWGVMIETPASALQVGAMAEAGIDFASFGTNDLTQYTLAVDRNNENVASVYDELHPAVLELIGSTIETCREHGVKTSICGQAGSKPKMVQYLVESGVSSISANIDAVRDVQHEVKRVEQRLLLDSVR; translated from the coding sequence ATGGCAGTGCTCTGGTTGGACGAGGTTCGGTCCGACGATCTAGAGACCGTTGGGGGGAAAGCGGCCTCGCTGGGCGAACTCACGGCGGCGGGGCTCCCGGTGCCGCCGGGCTTTGTCGTCACCGCCGGGACCTATCGGACCTTCATCGAGGAGGCCGAAATCGACGAGGAACTGTTCGAGGCGGTCGACGTCGATTCGGAGGACTCCAAGGCGCTCGCGGGCGCTCACGAGCGGGCGCACGAACTCATCATGGAGACGCCGTTCCCCGAGGACGTCGCCCAAGAGATCCTCGAAGCGTACCGCTCTATCGACGACGGCGAGGCGTTCGTCGCCGTTCGGTCGTCAGCGACCGCGGAAGACCTCCCCGACGCCTCCTTCGCCGGCCAGCAGGAGACGTTCCTCAACGTCCGCGAGGACGACCTCCTCCAGCGCGTCAAAGAGTGCTGGGCCTCGCTGTTCTCCCAGCGCGCCATCTACTACCGGAACCAGAAGGGGTTCGCCCACGACAAGGTCGACATCGCCGTCGTCGTCCAGCGGATGGTCGACGCCGAGAAGTCGGGCGTGATGTTCACCTCCCACCCTTCGACGGGCGAGCCACGAATCATCATCGAGGCCGCGTGGGGACTGGGTGAGGCGGTCGTCTCCGGTGCGGTGTCCCCGGACAACTACGTCGTGAACCGCGCGACCCAGCGGACGGAGGACGTCACGGTCGCGGACAAGAAGCTGATGCACGTGAAGGACGCCGAGACGGGCGAGACCGTCGAACGGGCGGTACCGGACGAACGCCGCGAGGAGCGCGTGCTCTCCGACGAGGAGATCGCCCGCCTCGTCGACCTCGGAGAGGAGGTCGAACGCCACTACGGCCAGCCACAGGACGTCGAGTGGGCCATCTACGACGGCGAGGTGTACATGCTCCAGTCGCGGCCGATCACGACCATCTCCGACACCGCCGTCTCGAACGTCGAGAACGTCTCGGGGTCGGGGACGAGCGACGCCGCGGTGGACGGCGAGGGGGGCAGCGGCAACGGCCAGGCGGCGGTCGGCGAGGTCGTCGTCCGCGGGTTGGGTGCGAGCCCCGGCATCGCCTCCGGTCCCGCCCGCGTCGTGACGAAACTCGACCACCTCGACCAGGTCGCCGAGGGCGACATCATCGTCACCGAGATGACGATGCCGGACATGGTGCCCGCGATGAAACGCGCCGCCGGCATCGTCACCGACGAAGGCGGGATGACCTCCCACGCGGCCATCGTCTCCCGGGAACTCGGCGTGCCCGCCGTCGTCGGCTGTGGGTCGGCCACCCGCCAGTTAGAGGACGGCCAGCCCATCACCATCGACGGCGACAAGGGCACCATCAGGGAGGGGGTCGAATCGAAGGAGAAACAGCGTCAGCCCGTCGAGGACGCCCGCCCGAAAACGCCGGTAAAACCGATGACCGCGACGGAGGTCAAGGTGAACGTCTCCATCCCCGAGGCGGCCGAACGGGCCGCGGCGACCGGCGCGGACGGCGTCGGCCTCCTGCGCATCGAGCACATGGTGCTCTCGTTGGGCAAGACGCCCGAGCGGTTCATCTCCGACAACGGCGAGCGCGCGTACGTCGACGAGATCATCGAGGGGGTTCGGACCGTCGCCGACGAGTTCTATCCCCGGCCGGTGCGGGTTCGAACGCTCGACGCGCCCTCCGACGAGTTCCGCCAGCTGCAGGGTGGGGAGGACGTCCCCCGCGAACACAATCCGATGCTCGGCTACCGGGGGATTCGGCGCTCGCTGGGGAACCCCTCGGTGTTCAAGCTCGAACTCGAAGCGTTCCGTCGGCTGTACGACATGGGCTACGACAACCTCGAAGTGATGTTCCCGCTCGTCAACGACGCCGAAGAGGTGATTCGCGCCCGCCAGCACATGAAGGAGGCGGGCATCGACCCCGAGAAGCGCGAGTGGGGCGTGATGATCGAGACGCCCGCCTCCGCGCTGCAGGTCGGGGCGATGGCGGAGGCCGGCATCGACTTCGCGTCGTTCGGCACCAACGACCTGACGCAGTACACGCTGGCGGTCGACCGGAACAACGAGAACGTCGCGAGCGTCTACGACGAACTCCACCCCGCCGTGTTGGAACTCATCGGCTCGACCATCGAGACCTGCCGCGAACACGGGGTGAAGACGAGCATCTGCGGGCAGGCGGGCTCGAAACCCAAGATGGTGCAGTACCTCGTCGAGTCGGGCGTCTCCTCGATATCGGCGAACATCGACGCCGTCCGCGACGTCCAACACGAGGTCAAACGCGTCGAACAGCGCCTGCTGTTGGACTCCGTCCGCTAG
- a CDS encoding ATP-binding protein has product MFPSTRQGVLLYVSDRNGRATAFDGGAARVLTRSAEALTAENVPVADCAVIDAAVLDPDPPTWLDAFPGDVYVLAASDTKFPDWVTSADLSVLDPSLVTLLTGSVGGRSGTHLDDEVRTDTWDGAQFDGGDAASDYGETVRDGSVGPSPATESGGGEGDADDSFEPLSVIPFPVALLDGDGVIRFVNRAWVEFGRENGRNRIESDVGVNYFEVCEGLDDAFASAATKAIERVLAGEIDGERVEYPCHGGGERRWYSMAVIPAGGDGPVEVALVHQDISQYRQHINVLDRVLRHNLRNKANIILGHAAALASDRDDETATAATTIGAAARELLSLSEQARRYREVSTDDRPTTPIDVVSVVSEVAERLSRKHSRAVIETSLPVAAVVQATQSLSLVVHEVIENAIVHNDRPQPWVRVEVVRVHEGGDERVSIRVADDGPGIPPRTDGSSPAG; this is encoded by the coding sequence ATGTTTCCGTCGACGCGCCAGGGCGTCTTGTTGTACGTCTCCGACCGGAACGGTCGGGCTACGGCGTTCGACGGTGGGGCCGCACGGGTCCTGACACGGTCGGCGGAGGCGCTCACGGCGGAGAACGTTCCCGTCGCGGACTGCGCTGTCATCGACGCCGCCGTCCTCGACCCCGACCCACCGACGTGGCTCGACGCCTTCCCAGGAGACGTCTACGTGCTCGCAGCATCGGATACCAAGTTCCCCGACTGGGTGACGAGCGCCGACCTGTCGGTGCTGGACCCCTCGCTGGTGACGCTTCTGACGGGGTCGGTCGGGGGCCGAAGCGGTACGCACCTCGACGACGAGGTGCGCACCGACACCTGGGACGGCGCGCAGTTCGACGGCGGCGACGCGGCGAGCGACTACGGAGAGACGGTGCGTGACGGCTCTGTCGGGCCGTCTCCGGCGACCGAGTCGGGCGGGGGTGAGGGCGACGCCGACGACTCGTTCGAACCGCTCTCAGTCATCCCGTTCCCGGTCGCCCTGCTCGACGGCGACGGGGTGATCCGGTTCGTCAATCGGGCATGGGTCGAGTTCGGCCGCGAGAACGGACGAAATCGCATCGAAAGCGACGTCGGAGTCAACTACTTCGAGGTGTGTGAAGGGCTCGACGACGCCTTCGCGTCCGCGGCGACGAAGGCGATAGAACGCGTGCTCGCCGGCGAGATCGACGGCGAACGGGTCGAGTACCCCTGTCACGGCGGGGGCGAGCGCCGGTGGTACTCGATGGCCGTCATCCCCGCGGGGGGTGACGGCCCCGTCGAGGTGGCGCTCGTCCATCAGGACATCTCCCAGTACCGACAACACATCAACGTCCTCGACCGGGTGCTCCGACACAACCTGCGGAACAAGGCCAACATCATCCTCGGCCACGCGGCCGCGCTGGCGAGCGACCGCGACGACGAGACGGCGACGGCGGCGACGACCATCGGCGCGGCCGCGCGCGAACTGCTCTCCCTGAGCGAGCAGGCCCGCCGCTACCGGGAGGTCAGCACCGACGACCGACCGACGACACCGATCGACGTCGTCTCGGTCGTCTCGGAGGTGGCAGAGCGGCTGAGTCGGAAGCACTCGCGGGCGGTCATCGAGACCTCCCTCCCCGTGGCGGCGGTCGTCCAGGCCACGCAGTCGCTCTCGCTCGTCGTCCACGAGGTGATCGAGAACGCCATCGTCCACAACGACCGCCCCCAGCCGTGGGTCCGTGTCGAGGTGGTCCGCGTCCACGAAGGTGGCGACGAACGGGTGTCGATCCGCGTCGCCGACGACGGCCCCGGCATCCCCCCGAGGACCGACGGCTCCTCACCGGCGGGCTAG
- a CDS encoding YqaA family protein → MSLAGPVSVLVDVPLALLFTESGWFASLVRTATGWPGLGIIFGYSFLIAFALPGVSEIVLLAPLNLGLPGWAHTVIIILTSGLGKAAGSVFAFHIGQEAKESGPVIRALRRSPVDVVAWSEKKTVQLAQRYGYGGLALALCVPGFPDTLSIYAFSVLEEDYAKFALATFIGSVGRLVVTIVGVEAFFYLF, encoded by the coding sequence GTGTCACTCGCGGGTCCGGTGTCGGTCCTCGTCGACGTCCCCCTTGCCCTCCTGTTCACCGAGAGCGGGTGGTTCGCCTCGCTGGTGCGGACGGCGACCGGATGGCCCGGACTCGGTATCATCTTCGGGTACTCCTTCCTCATCGCCTTCGCGCTCCCGGGCGTGAGCGAGATCGTCCTCCTCGCGCCGCTGAACCTCGGCCTGCCCGGGTGGGCGCACACCGTGATCATCATCCTCACCTCCGGCCTCGGCAAGGCCGCCGGGAGCGTCTTCGCCTTCCACATCGGACAGGAGGCGAAGGAGTCGGGGCCCGTCATCCGCGCCCTCCGGCGCTCGCCGGTCGACGTCGTCGCCTGGTCCGAGAAGAAGACCGTCCAACTCGCCCAGCGCTACGGCTACGGCGGCCTCGCGCTCGCGCTCTGTGTCCCGGGCTTTCCCGACACGCTCTCCATCTACGCGTTCTCGGTGCTGGAGGAGGACTACGCGAAGTTCGCGCTGGCGACGTTCATCGGGAGCGTGGGCCGACTCGTCGTGACCATCGTCGGCGTCGAGGCGTTCTTCTATCTGTTTTGA
- a CDS encoding ATP-binding response regulator has product MVHLHDDDAFEGFGTTLADREGFEVLSTTDTDAAVDRLGTEPVDCVVVACSAPGEWALRALRDVRGTDPDVPCLLLTAAPTVPVEVVDFDLTTVVRVDADAGPDGSTALARRVAEALDESHRTTGHERERQRLRQYESIVEGMTDVVYTVDESLVVTYTNDRALAYAEVPREAVVGRSIRALSEQMLVEEPQVDRFVAALERVITGETDSERLELELDLPCGLVVAGLRVTPLWTDGDDGPAGAVVISRDITDRVTRERTLKRQNERLDTFSSVVSHDLRAPLSVAHGNLDLARLDCAEGDFDAVEERLDAVERAHDRMDTLIDDLLTVARQGTRAENRSVVDIDALATESWTFVGSDAATLDADTGLAVHADESRLRQFFENLFRNSVEHGSTNSRPQAGDSVEHGSTGDGGDTAGDSSAAPDASVHVRVGALDGGDGFFVEDDGPGIPPDARETVFEGGYSTKSGGTGFGLMIVREIADTHGWDVTVTDGSRGGARFEVRGVQVESA; this is encoded by the coding sequence GTGGTACACCTCCACGACGACGACGCATTCGAGGGGTTCGGAACGACACTCGCCGACCGGGAGGGGTTCGAGGTCTTGTCCACGACGGACACGGACGCGGCGGTCGACCGGCTCGGCACTGAACCGGTCGACTGCGTCGTCGTGGCGTGCTCTGCCCCCGGCGAGTGGGCTCTCCGGGCCCTCCGGGACGTCCGGGGGACCGACCCCGACGTCCCCTGTCTCTTGCTCACTGCCGCGCCGACGGTTCCGGTCGAAGTCGTCGACTTCGACCTGACGACCGTCGTTCGGGTCGACGCCGACGCTGGCCCCGACGGGTCGACGGCGCTCGCCCGCCGGGTCGCGGAGGCGCTCGACGAGTCTCATCGGACGACCGGTCACGAACGCGAGCGACAGCGACTCCGGCAGTACGAGTCCATCGTCGAGGGCATGACCGACGTGGTCTACACGGTCGACGAGTCGCTCGTCGTCACCTACACGAACGACCGCGCGCTGGCGTACGCCGAGGTCCCGCGCGAGGCGGTCGTCGGACGATCCATTCGAGCACTGAGCGAGCAGATGCTCGTCGAGGAGCCGCAGGTCGACCGCTTCGTCGCCGCTCTCGAACGCGTCATCACGGGGGAGACGGACAGCGAGCGACTCGAACTCGAACTCGACCTCCCCTGTGGCCTGGTGGTCGCCGGCCTCCGGGTGACGCCGCTGTGGACCGACGGGGACGACGGTCCGGCCGGTGCGGTCGTCATCTCCCGTGACATCACCGACCGGGTCACCCGCGAGCGGACCCTGAAACGACAGAACGAACGGCTCGACACGTTCTCCAGCGTCGTCTCGCACGACCTCCGCGCGCCGCTCTCCGTCGCCCACGGGAACCTCGACCTGGCGCGTCTCGACTGCGCCGAGGGCGACTTCGACGCGGTCGAGGAGCGCCTCGACGCGGTCGAACGGGCACACGACCGGATGGACACGCTCATCGACGACCTCCTGACCGTCGCCCGACAGGGAACGCGCGCCGAGAACCGCTCCGTGGTCGATATCGACGCTCTCGCCACGGAGTCGTGGACGTTCGTCGGCAGCGACGCGGCGACCCTCGACGCCGACACTGGACTCGCCGTCCACGCGGACGAGTCGCGGCTCCGGCAGTTCTTCGAGAACCTCTTTCGGAATAGCGTGGAGCATGGCTCCACGAACAGCCGGCCGCAGGCCGGCGATTCGGTCGAACACGGCTCGACGGGCGACGGGGGCGACACGGCCGGTGACAGCAGCGCCGCACCGGATGCGAGCGTCCACGTCCGCGTCGGTGCGCTCGACGGCGGCGACGGCTTCTTCGTCGAGGACGACGGTCCGGGGATTCCGCCCGACGCGCGCGAGACGGTGTTCGAGGGCGGTTACTCGACGAAGTCCGGTGGGACGGGGTTCGGGCTCATGATCGTCCGCGAAATCGCCGACACGCACGGCTGGGACGTCACCGTCACCGACGGGTCGCGGGGCGGGGCACGCTTCGAGGTCAGGGGCGTGCAGGTCGAGTCGGCGTAG